From the Ilumatobacteraceae bacterium genome, the window GAATCCGGGGAACTTCGCGAGCGTGGTGACGGCGTCCCACAGCGGTACCGCCTCGTCGGGGTGGGGTACGCGTGAGATGACCGGGCCGAAGAACGACACACCGTCCGGGGGTTGGAACGTGATGATCGGGGTCCCGACGTCCCGACCGGTGCGCGAGAGCGCCAGCTCCGACTCGGCATCGAGGAGCTGATCCCACGACGTGTTGTCGAGCGCCTCGGCGTACCGGGTCGGGAGACCGGCGGCGTCGAGCACCTCGACGACGTGTTCGTGGGTACTGAGCCGGTCTCGCATCCCCGAACCCTCGGGGAGATCCCAGTAGCTCTCCCCGTAGGCCGTGACGAGCGCGCCGAGCGGCTCGCGTCCGAGCTCGTCACGGACTGCAGCAGCGACCCGGAGCATGCGGAGACCGGCGGTGTGACCGAACTCGTACTCGGGCGGGAACTCCGTGGCGTAGTCCTTGTGCTTGTTGATCAACCGCAACGAGATGAACCGCCAGTCGACCCGGAAGTCACGCTGTGCCGCGACCTGCTCGACCCACCGAGAGGTGATCCAGGCGAACGGACACACCGGGTCCCAGAAGAACTCGATGTCGTAGCTCGGGTCGGAGGGTGGAGGGAAGGTGGAGGGCATGGCCCAGGTCAACGCGACCTGCCGACCAGGCATTCCCCGACGATGACTGGTGACGGGGAAGCAGTGCCGACCGTCGGGCGGCGCGCGAGTGGAGCACGAGGAGCGGACACACCCCGCCGCGGCTCGAGCCGATGTCGAACGCGGGCCGTGCCTACGCGGACGTCGAGCTGTTGAACTTCCGAATGCTCAGCCCGGCGAACACGACGATGATGCCGACCGACCACAGGATCGACCACAGCGCGTCGTTGCCGACCGGGTTGCCGTTGTACAGGGCCCGCGCCGCGTTGGTGACGATCGTGAACGGGTTGGCGTCGGCGACCGGTTGGAGCCAACCGGGCATCGACTCGGGGTCGACGAACGCCGACGACACGAAGGTCATCGGGAACATCCAGATGAAGCCGGCCGAGTTGGCGGCCTCGACCGAACCGACCGACAGACCCATCAGTGCCTGCACCCAGCTCAGGGCGTAGCTGAACAGCAGCAGCAGCAACGTGGCCAGCACCGCTTCGAAGAGGGATCCTTCGAATCGGAAACCGATCGGCCAGAACGACACGGCCAACATCACGAAGAACGTGAGGAGGTTGCGCACCAGGTCGCTCACCGTTCGCCCGATCAGCACCGCCGCACGCGACATGGGCAACGAACGGAGCCGGTCGACGAGACCCTTGCTGAGGTCTTCGGCGAGGCCGATGCCGGTGAACGCCGAGCCGAACACGAGCGACTGACTGAAGATGCCGGGGATCAGGAACTGGTCGTAGTTGGCGAACCCGTCGACCTGGATCGCGCCGCCGAACACGTACACGAACAGCACCACGAACATGATCGGCTGGATCGTGGCGAAGATCAGCAGCTCGATGTTGCGCGGGATGATGCGCAGGTGGCGCTCGGCTTCGACCCAGGAGTCGCGCAACGTCATCTCGACGGCGTTCATGTCGCCACCTCCTCGAGCTCGTCGCTGGTCGCTCGCCCGGTGAGGGTGAGGAACACGTCGTCGAGCGTCGGTCGCCGGACCTCGACGTCGAGCACGTCGATGCCGGCATCGTCGAGTGCCCGGATCACGCCGGGCACCACCCGGTCGCCGGACCGGATCGGCGCCGAGAACGAGCGCCCGTCGCCGCTGACCTCGACGTTTCCGGTGCACAAGGGGGCGAGGGTGGCGAGTGCACCCTCACGGTTCTCGGCGCGGGCGATCGAGACGCTCAGCCGGTCGCCACCGATGCGGTTCTTCAGCTCGTCGGAGGTGCCGTTGGCGATGACGGTGCCGGAGTCGATCACGATGATGCGCTCGGCGAGCCGGTCGGCCTCGTCGAGGTACTGCGTGGTGAGCAGGACGGTGGTGCCGTCTTGTTCGAGCTCTTCGATGAGGTCCCACATGGCCAGCCGGCTGCGCGGGTCGAGGCCGGTCGTCGGCTCGTCGAGGAACAGCACGGACGGCCGCGCGATCAGGCTCATCGCGATGTCGAGCCGTCGGCGCATACCGCCCGAGTAGCCCTTGACGACGCGGTCGGCTGCATCGACCAGGTCGAAACGTTGGAGGAGGTCGCGCGCCCGTGACTTCACGTCGCGGGTCGGCAGATGGAACAGCCGGCCGACGTACTCCATGTTCTCGCGACCGGTGAGGCGTTCCTCGACGGCGGCGTACTGACCGGTGAGCCCGATCCGTTCGCGGACACCGTGCGGGTCCGACAGGACGTCGACGCCGTCGATGGTCGCGTGCCCGGCATCGGGGCGGAGCAGGGTGGTCAACACGCGGACCGTCGTGGTCTTGCCCGCACCGTTGGGCCCGAGCAACCCGTAGATCGCCCCGCGCGGGACCTCGAGGTCGACACCGTCGAGGGCGAGCGTGTCACCGAATCGTTTCACGAGGCCACGTGCCTCGACTGCCAGATCTGTCATCCGCTCATCATGCCTGGCGGGTGTGGCAACCGTCGATGGAGTTCCGGGCCGGCGTGGGCAGCGCGGAATCGCCGGTCAGCGAGCGTGCAGGACGGACTGCGTCTGGGTGGTCTTGCCGACCAGGCGTTCGTCGACGCGCAGCTCGGTCTCGATCACGATGGTGGTCCGGCCGACGTGCAGCGGTGTGGCGGTCGCCGTGAGCGACGAACCCTCGCGGACCGCGCCCAGGAAGTTGGTCTTGGACTCGATCGTCGAGGTGCCGACCGCGCCCTCCGGAAGGTTGAGGAAGGCGCACGCACCGCCTGTGGCGTCGGCGAGGGCCATGACGGCCCCGCCGTGGAGCAGCCCGCCGGCGGTGCACAGCTCGGGGCGCCAGTCGAGGTGGGCCACGACCCGATCGGCGCCCGCCTCGGATCCGGTGATGCCGAGGGTCGCGCACAGCGGCATCGACGACTGGAGGAGTTGCGTCGGACTCATGCGGTCAACCTGTCTCGGGGAGTGCCGGTGCGGTCGGGTTGCCTCCGGCCGGCGCGGTCGTCGGGACGGCGCTCGCCACCATGTCGACACGCAGCGCCGGGTCGATCGACGCGGTCGCCTCGCCGCACCGGAACTGGAAGACGAATGAGGTGATGGCGTCCGATTCGGTCGGCGCGGTCCACAGGTACGTCCAGGGTGACGTGGTGGCACCGGTGTCGACCTCGCGGGATGCACCGTCGGCTTCGCTGGTGACCCGGACGATCACCGGGCTCGTCGGTCCAGCGGCGTCGCAGGTGCCGTCGAACCGGACCGTGCCTCCGGCCCCGACGATCGTCTGCGAGGCGACGACGGACGCGGCGACGACCGGCATGGTCGTGGTGGTCGCGGCGGTGGTGATCGTCGTGGTCGAGGTCGAGGTGGTGGTCGTGGTCGAGGTGGTGGTCGTGGTCGAGGTGGTGCTGGTCGTCGTCGGGACCGTCGTGCCGGCGGTCGTGGTGGTCGCTGTGGTCGGCGTCGTGGTGGTCGCGGTCGTGGTCGTGGTGGTGCTGGACGTCGAGGATGGTTCGTCGGGGGGATCGAGTTCGTCGTCGGCGACGGGGACCCCGTCGGCCGGCGTGGCGGCCAACAGGAACAGCCCGCATGTTGCGACCGCGGCGACGAGCGCGATCGAAGCCATCCCGCGCCACGGCGTCGTCATGCCGAAATCTTGACAGATCGGCCGCTCGACGTGGTGGAATCGCGGTGAGTGATACGGACCGTGGTGGACGGGGGTGTCAGACGCTGCGCGCCGCGTTGTCGAAGCGGGTGTACTGACCCAGGAAGACGAGCCGTTTGGTGCCGATCGGGCCGGCACGGTGCTTGGCGACGATCACCTCGGCCGAACCCTTGTCGGGCGAGTCGGCGTGGTACACCTCGTCGCGATAGAGGAACATGACGACGTCGGCGTCCTGCTCGAGTGATCCGGACTCGCGCAGGTCGCTGAGCATCGGTCGCTTGTCGGCCCGAGCCTCGAGCGAACGGCTGAGCTGGCTCGCGGCGACGATCGGTACCTCGAGTTCACGGGCGAGGATCTTCAGGTTTCGGCTGATCTCGCTGACCTCGAGCTGCCGGTTCTCGGAGTTGCCCGTGCCGCCCATCAGCTGGAGATAGTCGATGAGGATCAGGCCGATGCCGCCGAAACGCGCCTTGATGCGTCGGGCCTTGGCCCGGATCTCCATCACGGTCACCCGTGGGTTGTCGTCGAGGAACAGCGGCACCTCGAGCCGACCGATCGCCTTGCCGATCTTGGCCCAGTCGCTCTCGGCCAGTTTGCCCGTTCGGAGCTTGGTGCGATCGACACGCCCCTCGCCGGCGAGGATGCTCTGCGTCATCTCCTGGTGGCCCATCTCGAGCGAGAACATCAGCACCGGTTTGGCCGCCTGTTGCGCGACATGGGTCGCCATGCCGAGCAGGAAGCTCGACTTGCCCATGGCGGGCCGTGCTCCGACGATGTACAGCGCGTTGGGCTGCAGACCCGACAGCAGCTCGTCGAGGTCGGTGTACCCGCTGGGGACGCCGGTGATCGTGTCGCCACGGTCGTACGTCTCTTGGAGGTGGTCCATCACCTCGGGCAGCAGTTCTTCGATCGTCCGGGTCGAGTCGGTGACGCGCTGCTCGGCGACGTTGAAGATCTTGGTCTCGGCCTCGTCGAGCGCCTTGACGACGTCGTCGGGCTCGCTGTACGCCAGTTCGGCGATGTCGCCGGCTGCGTAGATCAGCTGCCGGAGGAGCGCGGTCTCCTGGACGATCTTGGCGTAGTGGCCGGCGGATGAGATCGCCGGGGTCGCGTTCTGGAGTTCGTGCAGCGCGCTCGGACCGCCGACCTCGTCGAGGAGCCCAGCGCGACGCAGTTCGTCGGCGACGGTGACCGTGTCGGCCGGCGCCGCGCTGGAGTACAGCGCCCGGATCGCGTCGAAGATGTGACGGTTCGCCGGACGGTAGAAGTCGGCGGGGGTGAGCCCCATCTCGCTGACGACGCCGATCGCGTCGCGCGACAGCAGCATCGCGCCGAGCACCGATTCTTCGGCGTCGATGTTGTGCGGTGGCACGCGCCCGCGGCTGCCGGACGAGGACCCCGACGAACGAGGCCCATCGGAGTGTCGAGGACCGCCGCCACCGAAACCGCCACCACCGTCGGTATCGATGGGGAAGTACTCGTCACCGGCCATGAGGCCACCATCCTGGCGGTGTTGCCCTGTGCGTTGAAAGGGGACAACGCAGCAATGACGTGGACAACCGAGAAATCCCGTGGATAAGACCACCCTGGTTGTGGACGTCCATGTGGACAAGCCTCGTCGCAGGGTGTGGCAGGGTGTGGCAGGGTGCCGCGGGCGGGAGTGCTAGGACACCCGTCGGAACAGATAGGCGAACGGCGACGTCGTGTAGGCGATGCCGCGCCCGAGTTCGTGGAGCAGCTCACGGGTGATCGGCGCCGGCCGCTTCGGCACCAGGTGTCGGCCGAGGTCGTCATCGGACACCCGGTACACGCCGTCGCGAGCCGTGACGACAGCCGCCAGCGCGTATCGGTCGTCGATCGACGCCATCGCCGCGTCGCCGTGGCTGGAGTTGACCAGCAACGTCCCGCCGATCCGCAGGTGGCGGGTGCAGTGCTCCGAGACGAAGCCGGCATAGAGCGAGATCAGGAGGTCGAATGCTTCGTCGGCGAGTGGGAGTTCGTCGGTGTAGTCGGCGTGGACGAACGCGATCGTGCGGGTTTGCGTCCCCACCTCGGCCTGCACGATCTGCTCGACACCCGCCCGGTCGCCGAAGAACCGGTTCGCCCGGCGATCGACATCGACGTAGGTGACGTCGGGGATCGAGAACGACGGAGCGATGTCGACGTAGCTGCCGGGATAGAGGGCCGACGTCGCACCGGTCGCCTCGGCGACGACCTCGAAGAGCCGCCGTCGATCGCCGACCGATCGATCCTGGCGCTCCCAGAGCTCGACGGTCGACTCCGGCATCGGCGTCAGGTCCGGAGGGCGGCGAGTTCGTCGAAGACGACGTCGAGGTTGCGCAGGCTGCGCCGCAGGTCGAACGCGTCGTCGAGCAGTTCGTTGGGCACCTCGTCGTCGGCCTCGAGCAGCGAGCGGAAGTCGGTGCCCTCGTCCCAGGCTCGCATCGCGTTGCGCTGCACGATCCGGTATGCGTCGTCGCGGCTCATCCCCGAGGCGACCAGTCCGAGCAGCACCGGCTGGCTGAACACGAGCCCGTAGCTGGCGTCGAGGTTGGCCTGCATGCGGTCCGGGAACACGACGAGATTCGACAGCAACCGACCCATGCGGCGCATCACGTAGTGGGCCATGTGTGATGAGTCGGGCAGCACCACACGTTCGACCGACGAGTGCGAGATGTCGCGCTCGTGCCACAGCGCGACGTCCTGCAACCCGGCGAGCAGGTTCGAACGCAGCACCCGCGACAGACCGGTGATGGTCTCCGCCGAGATCGGGTTGCGCTTGTGCGGCATCGCCGACGAACCCTTCTGACCCGGTTTGAATCCCTCCTGGACCTCGCGGACCTCGGTTCGTTGCAGATGGCGCAGCTCGACCGCCATCAGCTCGCAGGTGGCACCGATCGAAGCGCACGCGTAGAGGAACTCACCGTGGCGGTCGCGGGCGATCACCTGGGTGGCGGGGACGGGACGGAGTCCGAGTGCGTCGCCGACGAACCGCTCGACCGACGGTGCGATGTTCGAGTAGGTGCCGACGGCGCCCGAGAGCTTCATGACAGCGATCGACTCGCGAGCAGCCTGGAGTCGGGTGTGGTCGCGGTCGACCTGGAGCGCCCACAGGGCGAGCTTGGCACCGAACGTGGTCGGTTCGGCATGGACGCCGTGGGTGCGTCCGATCATCACGGTGTCGCGGTGCTCGTCCGCGAGGCCGAGGAGCGTCTGGAGCAGCCGCCCCGACTCGTCGATCAGGGCGTCGGCGGCGTCGGTCATCTGCCAGCACAGGACGGTGTCGCCGACATCGGACGAGGTCAGCCCGTAGTGGATCCACTTGCCGGCTTCCTCGGCGCCGCCGGCGGTGATCGAACCCTGGACGACGTCGACGAACGCGGCGACGTCGTGGTCGGTCACGGCCTCGCGTTCGAGGATCGCGGCGACGAACGCGTCGTCGGCGACCGGTGCGTTGGCGCGGCAGGCCGCCGCGTCGTCGGCCGGCACGACGCCGATCTCGACGTGCGCCTCGGTCGCCAAGAGTTCGACCTCGAGGTACCGCGCCCACTTCGACGTGTCCGACCAGACCGCCGTCATCTCGGGGGTGGAGTAGCGCGGGATCATCGGATTCCTCCGGTGCCGGTGCCGGTGCCGGTGCCGGTGCCGGTGACGCCGCCGTGTCGCGGTCTGGGGAGCGTGCGTCCCGGGTTCGCGACACGGTGGGGTCGGTGGCCGATCCCCGGGGAGCCGGCGGAGGACGTGGGTGCGTCGGCGGACGTCACGTCAGGCAGACCAGAGCAGGTAGTCGTCGCGTTCGGCGCCGACGCCCACCACGTTGACGGGCACGCCGACCTGTTGCTCGACCAGGGCGAGGAACGCCTTGGCCGCCGGCGGGAGTTCGCCGGTCTCACGGATCCGCGACAGGTCGGTCTTCCAACCGGGCAGCGTCTCGTACACCGGCTCCACCGCGCCGAGGACATCGGAGATGTCGGGGTAGTAGTCGATCGGTTCGCCGTCGAGGCGGTAGCCGGTGCAGACCTTGACCTCGTCGAACCCGTCGAGGATGTCGAGCTTGGTGAGCGCGATCTCGGTGAGGCTGTTGAGGCGGACGGCCTGGCGCAGCATCACGCAGTCGAGCCAGCCGGCGCGCCGTCGGCGGCCGGTCACGGTGCCGAACTCGCGGCCGACGTCGATCAGCGTCTCGCCGTCGTCGTCGAGCAGTTCGGTCGGGAACGGTCCGGCACCGACACGGGTCGTGTACGCCTTGGTGATGCCGACGATGCGGCTGATGTCGCGTGGGCCGAGTCCGCTTCCGGCGCAGGCGCCACCGGCGGTCGGGTTCGACGACGTCACATAGGGGTAGGTGCCGTGGTCGAGGTCGAGGAAGGTCGCCTGCGCGCCCTCGAGCAGGATCTCCGCGCCGCTCGCCAGCGCGTCGTGCAGCAGCGTGACGGTGTCGGCGACGTACGGCCGCAACCGCTCGCCGAACGCGACGAACCGGGCCACGATCTGGTCGACGTCGAGCGGCTCGCCGCCGGCGTGCTCGATCAGGGAGTTCTCGGCGATCGCGCGGGCGCGGACGGTGGCCGCGAACCGCTCGGGGTCGACGACTTCGCCGACGCGCACGCCGACGCGGCGCGCCTTGTCGGCGTAGGCCGGTCCGATGCCCTTGAGGGTGGTGCCGATCTTGTCGTCGCCGCGCATCGCCTCCGCGATCGCGTCGTGGGCCTGATGCCACGGGAAGATCAGGTGGGCGAGGGTCGAGACCTTGAGCTCGGCGCACGAGATGCCGCGGCCCTCGAGCGTGTCGATCTCGTTGAACAGCGTCGGCAGGTCGACGACGACACCGTTCGCGATCACGGGGACGACATGGTCGTACAGCACGCCGCTCGGGATGAGCTGGAGTGCGTATTTCTGATCGTCGACCACGACGGTGTGACCGGCGTTGTGACCACCCTGGTAGCGCACCACATAGGTGTGCTCCTTCGAGAGCAGGTCGATGATCTTGGCCTTGCCTTCGTCACCCCATTGGGCGCCGACGACGACGGTGACGGGCATGGGCACGCTCCCCGGAGAGTTCGGACTGGAACGTGGCATGACTCTACTCCGCACGATCCCGCAGCACCGCTTCCGCGGCCGGTTCTGAACGATTTGTCCGGTGTGCCCAGGGAGGAACCACCGCCACTGCGTCGGAGATCGGCCGGTACCGTGAGACGCGTGAGTGTGCTGCGGCTTCAACGGTGGTCGGACATGGACGAGACGGCTCGGGTCGCGCTCCTCGCCCGAGGGCTCGACGACATCTTCGAGCCCGGGCTCCGGGCGTCGATCGGCGGCCTGATCGACGATGTGCGCGAACGTGGCGACGACGCGGTCTGCGACGCGCTGGCCCGCTTCGACGGGATCGAGATCGAGCCCGACGGTCTGCGGGTGTCCGATGACGAGCTCGACTCGGCGAGGGTGTCCGACGAGGTCGACGCGGCGATCGACGATGCGATCGCCCATCTGCGGGCGTTCAACGAACAGCAACTCGCCCGATTCGACGACTGGTCGTTCGAGTCGGAACCGGGCTTGACCGTCGGCGAGAAGATCACACCGATCTCGTCGGCCGGCCTCTTCACGCCGTCGGGCAAGGCCAGCTATCCGAGTGTCACCTACCAACTCGCGGTGCCCGCCGTCGTCGCCGGCGTCCCCGCGGTCACCGTGGTCGTGCCGCCGGTGCCGGGTGGTTCGGGCGAGGTCGACCCGGCGGTCCGGGTCGTGTGCCGCAAGCTGGGGCTCCGCGACCTCGTGCGCGTCAACGGCCCGGCCGGGATCGCAGCGCTCGGGTTCGGCACGCACACGGTCTCCCGGGTCGCCAAGGTGATGGGGCCCGGCTCGCCGGCCGTCACGATCGCCCAGGTCGAGATGCAGCGACACGGCGTCTCGACGGTGATGCTGCTCGGTCCGACCGAGAGCGTCGTCATCGCCGACGAGTCGGCCGATCCGATGCGTCTCGCGGCCGACCTGCTGGTCGAGGCCGAACACGGCACCGACAGTTCCGTGGTCCTGCTGACCCCGAGCGCCGACCTCGTCGCGGCCACCGACGAGCACCTCGCACGACAGATCGATGAACTCCCCGAGGCGCGCGCCGAGGCGGCACGCGCCGCACTCGGGCCCAACGGCGGCGCCGTCGTGGTCGGTGACCTGGGCGTCGCCGTCGAGATCGCGAACGCGTACGCGCCCGAGCACCTGCAGGTCGCCGTCGCCGACGACCGGGTCGATGAGGTCGTCGGCGGACTGGTCAACGCGGGCGAGATCCTGATCGGCCAGCACACCCCGTTCAGCGCCGCGAACTTCGTGATCGGGTGCCCCGCCTCACTCCCGACGAGCGGGTTCGCGCACGTCAGTTCGGGGATCACCGCCGCGACGTTCCTCAAACGGACCGCGATCGCGCGGGCGGACCGGGTGGCGTTCGACCGCATGTCCGACTCGGTGATCGCGCTCGCCGACCACGAGGGTTTTCCGGCGCACGCGGCGGCGATCCACCGCCGCCGCTGACCCGATTCGACCACTCCCGGCGGGCGAAGGCGCGCACGTCGCGTGATCTGACCGCCGACGTGGCGTACGCTGCAACATGTGACGACCATTTTGCTGGTTGAGGACGACGAGCGGATCAGCGAGCCGCTGCTCCGGGTACTCGGCACCGAAGGGTTCGAAGCCGTCCACGCATCGAGCGGTCTCGAGGGTCTCGAGCTGCTGACCGCACGACGCCCGGACCTCATGCTGCTCGACCTCACGCTCCCCGACATCGACGGACTCGACGTGTGCCGCAAGGTCCGCGAGGAGCGACCGGAGCTGCCGATCATCATGTTGACGGCCCGCGCCGAGGAGATGGACGTGATCGTCGGTCTGGGTGCCGGCGCCGACGACTACGTGCCCAAGCCGTTCCGGCTCGCGGAGCTGGTCGCTCGGATCAAGGCCCGGCTCCGGGTCGCCGAAGCCGCGAACCAGATGCCGCGCGAGATCATCGGCGGCCCACTGCGCGTCAACACCGAGTCCCGTCGGGCGTACCTCGACGGCGACGAACTCGAACTGACGTCGAAGGAGTTCGACCTGCTCGCGCTGTTGATGAGCAAGCCGGACGCCACCTTCACCCGCGAACAGATCATGGCGTCGGTGTGGGACGAGAACTACTGGGGTTCGACTCGCACGCTTGACACGCACATCTCCACCCTCCGCCGCAAGATCGGCGACGACACGGATCCGCCGTCGCTGATCGTGACCGTCAGAGGTGTGGGATTCCGGTTCGAGGGCTGACCCGAACCGACCATGCGGCGTCGGCTCGTCATCTCCACGATCGCGATCGTGCTCGTCGTGCTCGGCGCGCTCGCCGTGCCGGTCGGCAAGATCGTGTTCGACGCCGCCGAGGAGCAGCTCAACGTCAGGCTGAACAGCGATGCGCAATCCCTGGTCGACGCCTGGGAGCGAGCGAGCGCTCGCGGTGAGGAACTGACCGACGGTGAACTCGTCGATCTGATCCTTCCCGGTGACGCGCTGGTGGTCATCGAGGACGACGGCGCCCGGGCGGTCCAGGACCTGGCGAGCGGCACCTCGTCCACCCGCAACGTCAAGCTCGCGGCGGCCGATGGCACGTCGTTCAGCCTGTCGACGGCCGCCGATCCGCTGAACGAGGACTTCCGCCGCCAGCTCCGGATCCTGCTCCTGCTCGCGCTGGGCGCGATCGTCGCCGCGGCCGGTCTGGCGGCGGTGCAGGCCCGACAGTTGGCGCGTCCACTCGAGCGACTGGCGTTGCGCGCCGGCCGGATCGGCGACGGCGACTTCAGCCGGCGACCGTTCACCCCGACGCACATCCCCGAGATCGACCACATCGGATCGTCGCTCGATTTGAGTGCGATGCGGGTCGAGACGATGTTGGCGAACGAGCGGCACTTCACCGCCGACGCGACCCATCAGCTCCGCACCGGGATCGCCGGGATCGCGATGCGCCTCGAGCTACTGAGCCTGCACCCCGATGCGCTGGTGGCGACCGATGCGTCCGAGGGCCTCCGTCAGACCGACCAGCTCAACGCGACGATCGACGACCTCCTCGCCGCGGCTCGGAACCGGACCACGAACGAGCGTGAGGTGTTCGACCTCGCCACGATCATCAACGACCACGCCGACGAATGGCAGCCGAGGTTCCAGGCGGTCCGCCGCCACATCTCGGTGATCACGTCCAACCCGGCACCGCCGGTGTTCGGGACGAAAGGGTTGACCGGTCAGGTGCTCGACATCTTGATCGACAACGCGCTCAAGCACGGTGCCGGTGCGGTCACATTGATGATCGACGGGCCGTCGGTCGTGGTGATCGACCAGGGTTCGGGCATGTCGAAGGCGCGACTGTCGTCGGTGTTCGACGGACCGGTCGATCCGTCGGCCAAGCACGGCCGCGGGCTCGCCCTGGCGCGGCGGTTGGCCCAGGTCGACGGTGGCGCGCTGTCGGTGGTGGGCAACAACCCGTTGCGACTGCGGCTCGAACTCGTCAGGGGCGACATCGGCCCGGTCGCCGGCTGAGTCGGTCGGCGGCACCGTCGGCACTGCCCCGAAAAAACCAGTCGCCGTCTCCAGAAGGCGGGATCTCTGGAGACGGCGAGCGGAAGGAAACGCCAACATCTTGGCGCACCCGACCTGGATCTGCCGACAACTCGATGTCAAGTCTCGGCAAAATGAGGGCGGAACCGGCGGGAGTGCGGCCGCCGGGGTGACGGCCGGGCCGTCAGGCCGGGTCGGGCGTCGATGCCGAGACCTCGAGCCGGCGATCGTCGGACTCGCCCGACGCATCGACGACGAGGGTGCCCCCGTCGGTGACGGCCCCGTCGAGGATCAGCAGGGCGGCGCGGTCGCCGATCTCGCGTTGGATCACCCGCTTGAGCGGCCGGGCACCGAACGCCGGATCGAAACCCAGCGCGGCGAGGACCGCCATCGCATCGTCGGACACCTCGAGCCCGATGCGTTGGTCGGTGAGCCGGGCGCGGAGCCGTTCGACCTGGATGGTCGCGATCTCGCGCACCGCCGCTTCGTCGAGCGACGCGAACCGGATGATGTCGTCGACCCGGTTGATGAACTCGGGCTTGAAGTGGTCGGCCGGGTCACCGGGCAGGTTCGACGTCATGATCAGCACCGTGTTGGTGAAGTCGACCGTGCGGCCCTGGCCGTCGGTGAGGCGACCGTCGTCGAGCACCTGGAGCAAGGTGTTGAACACGTCGGGGTGAGCCTTCTCGATCTCGTCGAGCAGCACGACCGAGTACGGGCGGCGGCGCACGGCTTCGGTGAGCTGGCCACCCTCGTCGTAACCGACGTACCCGGGGGGAGCTCCGATCAGGCGGCTGACGGCGTGCTTCTCCATGTACTCGCCCATGTCGATGCGGACCATCGCCCGCTGGTCGTCGAACAGGAACTCGGCGAGCGCACGCGCCAGCTCGGTCTTGCCGACGCCGGTGGGGCCGAGGAACATGAACGACCCGATCGGGCGATCGGGATCGGCGAGACCGGCCCGGCTGCGGCGGACGGCGTTGGCGACCGCCCGCACGGCGTCGTCCTGACCGATCACGCGCTCGTGGAGCGAGTCCTCGAGGTGGATCAGCTTGGCCATCTCCGACTCGATCAGCCGGCTGAGCGGCACGCCCGTCCACTTGGACACGACCTCGGCGATGTCTTCGGCGTCGACCTCTTCCTTGAGCATCCGTTCCGAACCCTGCAGCTCGTCGAGATGCGCGGTCGCCTCGTCGATCCGACGTTCGAGTTCGGGGATCCGGCCGTAGCGGATCTCGGCGGCGACGTTGAGGTCGGTCTCGCGCTCGAGCTGGTTGCGCAGGTGCTCGAGTTCTTCTTTCAGGTTGCGGATCGCGTCGATCGCCTGACGTTCGCCCTCCCAGTGCTGCTTCATCTCGGCCAGTCGGACGTTGAGGTCGGCGAGCTCGTCGTGGAGCGCATCGAGGCGTTCGCGCGAGATGTCGTCGCTCTCCTTCTCGAGCGCGACCTGTTCGATCTCGAGTTGGAGGATGCGTCGCTGCACGACATCGATCTCGGTCGGCATCGAGTCGATCTCGATCCGCAGCTTCGAGGCGGCCTCGTCCATGAGGTCGATCGC encodes:
- the hisD gene encoding histidinol dehydrogenase; the protein is MDETARVALLARGLDDIFEPGLRASIGGLIDDVRERGDDAVCDALARFDGIEIEPDGLRVSDDELDSARVSDEVDAAIDDAIAHLRAFNEQQLARFDDWSFESEPGLTVGEKITPISSAGLFTPSGKASYPSVTYQLAVPAVVAGVPAVTVVVPPVPGGSGEVDPAVRVVCRKLGLRDLVRVNGPAGIAALGFGTHTVSRVAKVMGPGSPAVTIAQVEMQRHGVSTVMLLGPTESVVIADESADPMRLAADLLVEAEHGTDSSVVLLTPSADLVAATDEHLARQIDELPEARAEAARAALGPNGGAVVVGDLGVAVEIANAYAPEHLQVAVADDRVDEVVGGLVNAGEILIGQHTPFSAANFVIGCPASLPTSGFAHVSSGITAATFLKRTAIARADRVAFDRMSDSVIALADHEGFPAHAAAIHRRR
- a CDS encoding response regulator transcription factor, which codes for MTTILLVEDDERISEPLLRVLGTEGFEAVHASSGLEGLELLTARRPDLMLLDLTLPDIDGLDVCRKVREERPELPIIMLTARAEEMDVIVGLGAGADDYVPKPFRLAELVARIKARLRVAEAANQMPREIIGGPLRVNTESRRAYLDGDELELTSKEFDLLALLMSKPDATFTREQIMASVWDENYWGSTRTLDTHISTLRRKIGDDTDPPSLIVTVRGVGFRFEG
- a CDS encoding HAMP domain-containing sensor histidine kinase, with translation MRRRLVISTIAIVLVVLGALAVPVGKIVFDAAEEQLNVRLNSDAQSLVDAWERASARGEELTDGELVDLILPGDALVVIEDDGARAVQDLASGTSSTRNVKLAAADGTSFSLSTAADPLNEDFRRQLRILLLLALGAIVAAAGLAAVQARQLARPLERLALRAGRIGDGDFSRRPFTPTHIPEIDHIGSSLDLSAMRVETMLANERHFTADATHQLRTGIAGIAMRLELLSLHPDALVATDASEGLRQTDQLNATIDDLLAAARNRTTNEREVFDLATIINDHADEWQPRFQAVRRHISVITSNPAPPVFGTKGLTGQVLDILIDNALKHGAGAVTLMIDGPSVVVIDQGSGMSKARLSSVFDGPVDPSAKHGRGLALARRLAQVDGGALSVVGNNPLRLRLELVRGDIGPVAG
- a CDS encoding AAA family ATPase, encoding MAFDPKTWTVKTQEAFAAAIDLAKAKSNPELTPDHVLAAIVAQEGTVVAPVLAKLGQAPNMVRDRATEAIERLPQAHGGDEPRMSRELNNVTDRATQFRKDLKDDYLSVEHLLLAMNDRLGVGSEELLGVLKEVRGSHRVTDQNPEEKFAALDKYGQDLTARAAEGKIDPVIGRDDEIRRVIQVLSRRTKNNPVLIGEPGVGKTAIVEGLARRISDGDVPEGLKGKRLISLDVSSMLAGAKYRGEFEERLKAVLKEITDAAGEVITFVDELHTIVGAGGGSEGAMDAGNMIKPMLARGELRMIGATTLDEYRKHVEKDPALERRFQQVYVGEPSVEDTVGILRGLKERYEVHHGVRIQDSALVSAAVLSNRYLTNRFLPDKAIDLMDEAASKLRIEIDSMPTEIDVVQRRILQLEIEQVALEKESDDISRERLDALHDELADLNVRLAEMKQHWEGERQAIDAIRNLKEELEHLRNQLERETDLNVAAEIRYGRIPELERRIDEATAHLDELQGSERMLKEEVDAEDIAEVVSKWTGVPLSRLIESEMAKLIHLEDSLHERVIGQDDAVRAVANAVRRSRAGLADPDRPIGSFMFLGPTGVGKTELARALAEFLFDDQRAMVRIDMGEYMEKHAVSRLIGAPPGYVGYDEGGQLTEAVRRRPYSVVLLDEIEKAHPDVFNTLLQVLDDGRLTDGQGRTVDFTNTVLIMTSNLPGDPADHFKPEFINRVDDIIRFASLDEAAVREIATIQVERLRARLTDQRIGLEVSDDAMAVLAALGFDPAFGARPLKRVIQREIGDRAALLILDGAVTDGGTLVVDASGESDDRRLEVSASTPDPA